The Bombus vancouverensis nearcticus chromosome 2, iyBomVanc1_principal, whole genome shotgun sequence genome window below encodes:
- the LOC117163232 gene encoding coiled-coil domain-containing protein 43 produces MAVATNSFDTWLSKKLQALNTDEGVFGSYIKGILEGDETEDEKTEALEVILAGITDDNISKLVTEILKAWAECLPVEEVSAPKVPVEDVDVRLARMLESQSLPTTTQRSYTEEERRIREAILAQYSQMSEEENSEGDGEEDGASGGDCGIEKNTNTAAIIQQEREKREKAKLESQRKKEKDKEDREKQKQLREEKKEKRKTQKGERRR; encoded by the exons ATGGCGGTCGCAACGAATTCTTTCGATACTTGGCTCAGCAAAAAATTACAAGCTCTAAATACTGATGAAGGTGTATTTGGATCATACATCAAAGGAATTTTAGAAGGTGATGAAACGGAGGATGAGAAGACCGAAGCCCTTGAAGTCATACTCGCGGGCATAACG GACGATAACATTAGCAAACTTGTGACTGAAATTTTAAAAGCTTGGGCTGAGTGTCTACCTGTTGAAGAAGTTAGTGCTCCAAAAGTACCAGTAGAAGATGTGGATGTCAGATTAGCAAGAATGTTGGAATCTCAGTCTCTTCCAACTACGACACAAAGAAGTTACACAGAAGAGGAGAGGAGAATAAGAGAAGCTATTCTTGCACAGTACAGTCAAATGTCAGAAGAAGAGAACAGCGAAGGAGATGGAGAAGAGGATGGTGCAAGTGGTGGAGACTGTGGAATCGAAAAGAATACAAATACAGCTGCTATAATTCAACAGGAGagagaaaagagggaaaaagcTAAGTTGGAGAGTcagaggaaaaaagagaaagacaaaGAAGATCG AGAGAAACAGAAACAGttaagagaagagaagaaggagaaacGAAAAACACAAAAAGGAGAACGGAGAAGGTAG